AGGCAATGAGTATGGCTACATGAGAACCATGCAGGGGTGGAACTCCCGTGAGCTTTGCTAAAGCTGTTCGATTGCTGGTAAAACAACTTTTATGAAATCCAAATAAGTGATTTGGAAAGGAGGATTTTATGAAGCAGACTGACATTCCTATTTGGGAACGTTATACCCTAACCATTGAAGAAGCGTCAAAATATTTTCGTATTGGCGAAAACAAGCTACGACGCTTGGCAGAGGAAAATAAAAATGCAAATTGGCTGATTATGAATGGCAATCGTATTCAGATTAAACGAAAACAATTTGAAAAAATTATAGATACATTGGACGCAATCTAGCGTCGCCAAAGGGTCTTGTATATGATAAAATAGTATTAAGTCGTATCAAGGCTCTTTCCATAAAGGAAAGGAGCAAATGCCATGTCAGAAAAAAGACGTGACAATAAAGGTCGAATCTTAAAGACTGGAGAGAGCCAACGAAAAGACGGAAGATACTTATACAAATATATAGATTCATTTGGAGAACCGCAATTTGTTTACTCGTGGAAACTTGTGGCTACAGACCGAGTACCAGCAGGAAAGCGTGATTGTATCTCACTTAGAGAGAAAATCGCAGAGTTACAGAAAGACATTCATGATGGTATTGATGTTGTAGGAAAGAAAATGACACTCTGCCAGCTTTACGCAAAACAGAACGCTCAAAGACCAAAGGTTAGAAAAAACACTGAAACTGGACGCAAATATCTTATGGATATTTTGAAGAAAGACAAGTTAGGTGTAAGAAGTATTGACAGTATTAAGCCATCAGACGCTAAAGAATGGGCTATTAGAATGAGTGAAAATGGTTATGCTTATCAAACCATCAATAACTACAAACGTTCTTTAAAGGCTTCATTCTATATTGCTATACAAGATGATTGTGTTCGGAAGAATCCATTTGACTTTCAACTGAAAGCAGTTCTTGATGATGATACTGTCCCTAAGACCGTACTAACAGAAGAACAGGAAGAAAAACTGTTAGCCTTTGCAAAAGCTGATAAAACCTACAGCAAAAATTATGATGAAATTCTGATACTCTTAAAAACAGGTCTTCGTATTTCAGAGTTTGGTGGTTTGACACTTCCAGATTTAGATTTTGAGAATCGTCTTGTCAATATAGACCATCAGCTATTGAGAGATACTGAAATTGGGTACTACATTGAAACACCAAAGACCAAAAGTGGCGAACGTCAAGTTCCTATGGTTGAAGAAGCCTATCAAGCATTTAAGCGAGTGTTAGCGAATCGAAAGAATGATAAGCGTGTTGAGATTGATGGATATAGTGATTTCCTCTTTCTTAATAGAAAGAACTATCCAAAAGTGGCAAGTGATTACAACGGCATGATGAAAGGTCTTGTTAAGAAATACAATAAGTATAACGAGGATAAATTGCCACACATCACTCCACATAGTTTGCGACATACATTCTGTACCAACTATGCAAATGCAGGAATGAATCCAAAGGCATTACAGTACATTATGGGACATGCTAATATAGCCATGACGCTGAACTATTACGCACATGCAACATTCGATTCTGCAATGGCAGAAATGAAACGCTTGAATAAAGAGAAGCAACAGGAGCGTCTTGTTGCTTAGTAGTACAAATGAATTTACTACTTATTTACCACTTCTGACAGCTAAGACATGAGGAAATATGCAAAGAAACGTGAAGTATCTTCCTACAGTAAAAATACTCGAAAGCACATAGAATAAGGCTTTACGAGCATTTAAGAAAATATAAAAAGATAATTAGAAATTTATACTTTGTTTATTTCAAAAATTGAATAAATTTGATTGAGACAGAAGATTTTTATAAAGTTAAATTTCAAAATTATGAGATTAGGTAAACACAAATACTAAGGATTTCTTAACTTAACTATATAATCATACGTATGGCCTTCATCCCGCAATCAGAATCCTTTTGATTTATAGGGATTCCAAATTTAATAAAAAAATCTCCCTTACAACTATTAAAAATTTCACTTTCTAATGGTATCCGTGACTCTAGATTTATTATAAAGTTTGTTTTATCACTTTTCTTTTCTAATATTTCAATAATTAAATATGAGAATAGTGCATCTTTAAACATTAGATTTTAACCCTTACAGAAAATGAAACGGGCTATTCTCCTGAAGTAGGTCCTTCACATTATAGTTTAATGCAAAGTGTAGCTATATAGTCGTTTCCATAACGTGATAATCTATTTCTTTTATCACATGATTCATAAAAATCTATCATAGCGAGACCATTTTTAAGTTGTCCTCTAATCTGACTTTCTAAGGTATGGCTAAATTCATATCCATATTCTGGATTTATGGTTATTTTGCCTTCCGCTTCAAGCTCTTTTGAATTAAAAGGTATTGAAAACTTTAAAAGTAATTCCTCATCGGGTTTGTCCCATACAATGTCAGCATCATACATGTATATCCAAGGGTTCATAAACCCGACCATTAACAATCCACCCTTTTTCAATACTCGAGAGGCTTCTTTATACATGTTTTCTAAATCTTCTATATATACATTTGAAACCGGATTAAAAATAATATCAAACGTTTCATTTTCAAATGGAAATGGTTTTGTCATATCGCCTTGAACTGTGTTGATTTTTAAGCCTTCTCTTTTAGCAACCATCTCATCTCTTTGTAATTGTGATGTAGAAAAATCCATGATGGTGACATCATAACCTTTTGCAGCAAAAACGGGTCCCTGCTGTCCGCCACCACAAGCTAACCCTAATATCTTTTTTCCGTTTGCTTTTTCAAACCATTCTTTTGGAACTTTTTTCCCAACAGTTAATGCAACAGAAATTGGATGATTTCTAACTTCTTCTAATTCTTCATGTGTCAATGGCTCAGTATAGTCATTTTTGACATTATTCCATCTATCTTGATTTAATTTTATATAATTGTTCATCTTATAATCTCCTCGTAATTTTATATTATTTCAATTTAAGTTGGATGTGTTGCCATTACTTGATTTCATTTTATTATACCATATGTCCAATTACTATTATTTCAATATTTTCTTAATTAGTATTTTAAATTTATTTTCCTATATTAAATATCGAACCAAAGATTGTTTCTCGCACACGTGCTACTCTTGGTGGAGCTCCAGACGCAAATTATGAAGATAATGGTAAAAACACTCAAAGTTATAGGAAAGTTCAACTCACATTTTTCGTCACACACATATCAGCTTTTTAGCTGGTCAAGGAATCCCACTCGAATCAATTCAAGATCGTGTTGGGCACACACGAGGAAGTCGAGTCACAGATATCTATTTGTACCTTACACAAAAAAACAAAAGATCTCATTATTCCTGTATTAGATTCGTTAACTGAATAAGTGTGGCAAATTTGTGGCAAAACAAAGAAAAAAGGTTTATCCAAATTGGATAAACCCTATTATATCAAGCATTTACAAGCTTCTTATGCTTTACCTTCTGAACATAAACCATTTAGTTACTATGCTTCCTCATACACTAAAAAGGGCTATATTCAGGTATTCTTCTACCCACACTGTATTAGAAAGATGCTTCATTATTCCCTTTAGTTCTTAAAAAGTGTGGCAAAATAGGGGCAAAATCTTAAGTTGAATTTGCCACAAATCATATGATCTGGTTTGAGAAGAACTCTATGTATTTAGATCCAAAGAGCATCAACCATATCCTCCTATTTTACATGTAAAACTTTAATAAGTTAATTTTTCACTTTTCTCTCAACTCAACTATATAATCATATGTATCCTTTTTTAATTTTGATAGTGAATGATTTAAATAGTCGTCAAAACTATCATTGGCAATCTCTCCAAATATCATACTATCGAAAAATTCTTCTGAAAATTCATTTACTATATTACCTTTATCTCCCAAAAGAGAAATTAAATAATCACGATATTCTTTACAATATTTTTCTTCTTTCATAAACATTTCAGCAACGTCTTTTTTATGAATTTCATACGCATCTTCTAATTTTAAAATATTATCTTCCTGTGATTTCTCACCAAAAAGAATCTTTATTTTGCTGTCCTTACTTGATGGAGACACTACAAATTTAACTTCTATATCCTCCTCAAGATCAAAAGGGCAAAATTCATAATCATTGGCCTGTTTTATCCTATTACAAGTGCTGCACGAGGGAACTAAATTTGAAAGTGTCAAAGCGAAAAAAGGAAACTTGTCTTTGCTGTAATAATGGTCAAACTCACATCCTAATTTATCGTGCCTAGAATTAATATAATTTCTATTACAATAGGGACATACGGTTACATCAAGATTTTTGACTAAAATCATATTATTTCTAATCCCAATAGTTTCATCTATTTTATGAAAAAATTCAGAATAATAACTTTTATAAATTCTCAAATCTTCTTTACTTTGCTTTAAAAGATTTTTATATCTCGGTTTGTCTGTAGCTAAAGAATCACAAAATTTTTGTAGATCTGAGAAATTCATAGTAAGTAATTCATAAAAGCTCCCTATCTTTATTTGGGGAGATTTTTTCTGTGGAAGTTGATTTAATAAAGATATCATAGCTGTTCCCTTACCATTAGTTTTAACAATTGATGGTTTCTTTTTTAAAACAAAATTATAATATCTATATAATTCCTGTTGACTATAAAAACTATTTATTTTTATCATTTTTTCCTTCTTGAAGTTCTTTTATTTTATCTTGATATATCTTGATCTTTCTTTGGTACTCTAAAATTTGACGTTCTTCTCTACCCCATTTTATACTTTCAAGCTGAATTTTCAAATGATTACGAATAATATCTTCACCAATCATATCTACTAATTTTTCAAAAAAATTGCGAATATCCTGAGCCGGTGTATCTTTTTTAAATGTATTCTGTATCTCTTAATAAACTGTTTATATGTTTTATTTCGTTGAATCATTTCTTCATTTGAGCAACTCCCAAATATTTTCAATAAGTCTTCAATCACTTGTTGTGAAAAAGCTCCTTTGGGAGCCTCTAAGAAAAATGAATTCTTAAATAAACTATAAATATTCTGGCCAAAAGTTTTTAATATTTTATTAGGCTCTTCTGGTAAATATATTACATCCTCTGCTAGAAAGTCTGAGAGAATAATAGGTGAATGTGTTGATAATATTACCCGAACTGCATCATTCCCTTTCTTCATAATTTTACCGATAATAGGTAAAACACTGTTTACCCAATTTCTTTGCCACTCAGGATGCAGCCCTAGGTCAACTTCATCAAGCAATACCAGTACTTTACTACTATTAAGATTACTTGTAACACTATTTAAACGTCCAAGTAAATTAAGTAATGCTAGTTCACCCGAACTAAGTCCATTCCATTCAAATTCAAGGACAGAAAATGTTTCTTGTGAAATCAAATTATCCGATTCTTCGGTATTTAAACTTTTAAAAATATCTTCTAACGTCTTTCTATCATCATCCTTAGTAAAGACAAAGTTTCTTCCAACATTACTAATAATAGTACTTAAAGCACTAAAGAAATTCCTTAAATGAGCTATCTTTGATTTTGTATTGCCATTTAAAAACTTATTTAAATCCACATAGAATCTTTCAGTTGGTTGTATAGTTTTAGGATCTATTTCATTAATTAAAGATACGATTTGTTCACGACTCAAGTCGAAAACAATATAATCGCTAAATACTGCAAAGAATTTTCTCAATAATACTTTTATTATTTTCTTTTCTTTATCTACATATTCTATTATTTCTTTTAG
This genomic window from Streptococcus cristatus AS 1.3089 contains:
- a CDS encoding tyrosine-type recombinase/integrase produces the protein MSEKRRDNKGRILKTGESQRKDGRYLYKYIDSFGEPQFVYSWKLVATDRVPAGKRDCISLREKIAELQKDIHDGIDVVGKKMTLCQLYAKQNAQRPKVRKNTETGRKYLMDILKKDKLGVRSIDSIKPSDAKEWAIRMSENGYAYQTINNYKRSLKASFYIAIQDDCVRKNPFDFQLKAVLDDDTVPKTVLTEEQEEKLLAFAKADKTYSKNYDEILILLKTGLRISEFGGLTLPDLDFENRLVNIDHQLLRDTEIGYYIETPKTKSGERQVPMVEEAYQAFKRVLANRKNDKRVEIDGYSDFLFLNRKNYPKVASDYNGMMKGLVKKYNKYNEDKLPHITPHSLRHTFCTNYANAGMNPKALQYIMGHANIAMTLNYYAHATFDSAMAEMKRLNKEKQQERLVA
- a CDS encoding AAA family ATPase, translating into MKNNRSSFKYRLNYSNEIESVHCIVGENGSGKTMLINSLLEKDEDSIAKFYQDTKDILAYSFVKYSASVELNNIKVIPSGSMDISTSAYLNTMDLVNLNREDSIKQVKVVIDYYKEENRNTKWQNLIELSDKKVFLRLNQIGEGIHSYDKYYLKGNPLNKEWENKLKEIIEYVDKEKKIIKVLLRKFFAVFSDYIVFDLSREQIVSLINEIDPKTIQPTERFYVDLNKFLNGNTKSKIAHLRNFFSALSTIISNVGRNFVFTKDDDRKTLEDIFKSLNTEESDNLISQETFSVLEFEWNGLSSGELALLNLLGRLNSVTSNLNSSKVLVLLDEVDLGLHPEWQRNWVNSVLPIIGKIMKKGNDAVRVILSTHSPIILSDFLAEDVIYLPEEPNKILKTFGQNIYSLFKNSFFLEAPKGAFSQQVIEDLLKIFGSCSNEEMIQRNKTYKQFIKRYRIHLKKIHRLRIFAIFLKN
- a CDS encoding class I SAM-dependent methyltransferase, with protein sequence MNNYIKLNQDRWNNVKNDYTEPLTHEELEEVRNHPISVALTVGKKVPKEWFEKANGKKILGLACGGGQQGPVFAAKGYDVTIMDFSTSQLQRDEMVAKREGLKINTVQGDMTKPFPFENETFDIIFNPVSNVYIEDLENMYKEASRVLKKGGLLMVGFMNPWIYMYDADIVWDKPDEELLLKFSIPFNSKELEAEGKITINPEYGYEFSHTLESQIRGQLKNGLAMIDFYESCDKRNRLSRYGNDYIATLCIKL
- a CDS encoding excisionase; the protein is MKQTDIPIWERYTLTIEEASKYFRIGENKLRRLAEENKNANWLIMNGNRIQIKRKQFEKIIDTLDAI
- a CDS encoding HNH endonuclease, which translates into the protein MIKINSFYSQQELYRYYNFVLKKKPSIVKTNGKGTAMISLLNQLPQKKSPQIKIGSFYELLTMNFSDLQKFCDSLATDKPRYKNLLKQSKEDLRIYKSYYSEFFHKIDETIGIRNNMILVKNLDVTVCPYCNRNYINSRHDKLGCEFDHYYSKDKFPFFALTLSNLVPSCSTCNRIKQANDYEFCPFDLEEDIEVKFVVSPSSKDSKIKILFGEKSQEDNILKLEDAYEIHKKDVAEMFMKEEKYCKEYRDYLISLLGDKGNIVNEFSEEFFDSMIFGEIANDSFDDYLNHSLSKLKKDTYDYIVELREK